In one window of Nakamurella sp. PAMC28650 DNA:
- a CDS encoding universal stress protein, with protein MSTDTARPIVVGIDGSSNSLAALRWALREGAATGAPVEVVHCWIPQTLSDLTFGSHHELRTASACMLQNETVAALADISASMDEGEWVPPVVTELSLHGNAPSMLVDRSANARLLVLGARQTAAMSDLFRGTVEANCRKHASCPVVTLDRHHVVTWYHPVRSAASVG; from the coding sequence ATGAGCACAGATACAGCACGGCCGATCGTGGTCGGAATCGACGGCTCGTCCAACAGCCTGGCCGCGCTGCGGTGGGCGCTGCGGGAAGGTGCAGCCACCGGCGCTCCGGTCGAGGTCGTGCACTGCTGGATCCCGCAGACGCTGTCGGATCTGACCTTCGGTTCCCACCACGAGCTCCGGACCGCCTCCGCCTGCATGCTGCAGAACGAAACCGTCGCTGCGCTGGCCGACATCAGCGCGTCGATGGACGAGGGCGAGTGGGTTCCACCCGTCGTCACCGAACTGAGCCTGCACGGCAATGCCCCCAGCATGCTGGTGGACCGGTCCGCGAACGCGCGGCTGCTGGTCCTGGGCGCCCGGCAGACGGCCGCGATGAGCGACCTCTTCCGGGGTACCGTCGAGGCGAACTGCCGCAAGCATGCGTCCTGCCCCGTCGTCACGCTGGACCGGCACCACGTGGTCACGTGGTACCACCCGGTCCGCTCGGCCGCGTCGGTCGGCTGA
- a CDS encoding DoxX family membrane protein yields the protein MTTTIRPASVATTPVQTVVPTTGAATTGTTVGVTGRHSVGQIAILVLRFAIGWIFLWPFLDKTFGLGYSTAGAKSWINGGSPTKGFLGHVQVGPFQSAFRGMAGNGFIDWLFMLTLLGVGVALMLGVVLRIAAISGSILLVLMWAAEWPMAQHTSVGDATSSTNPFLDDHLVFVICLVIIAALGTASARGLGKWWCSRPIVAAHPIMR from the coding sequence ATGACCACCACCATCAGGCCCGCCTCGGTCGCGACCACCCCGGTCCAGACCGTGGTCCCCACGACCGGCGCCGCCACCACCGGCACCACGGTCGGCGTCACCGGACGTCATTCGGTCGGCCAGATCGCCATCCTGGTCCTGCGGTTCGCGATCGGGTGGATCTTCCTGTGGCCCTTCCTGGACAAGACCTTCGGGCTCGGATACTCGACTGCGGGTGCGAAGTCCTGGATCAACGGCGGCTCCCCGACGAAAGGATTTCTCGGACACGTCCAGGTCGGACCGTTCCAGTCGGCCTTCCGCGGCATGGCGGGCAACGGCTTCATCGACTGGCTCTTCATGTTGACGTTGCTGGGAGTGGGAGTGGCCCTGATGCTGGGCGTCGTGCTGCGGATTGCGGCGATCTCCGGATCGATCCTGCTGGTCCTGATGTGGGCCGCGGAATGGCCGATGGCGCAGCACACCTCGGTAGGCGACGCCACCAGCTCGACCAACCCGTTCCTGGACGATCACCTGGTCTTCGTCATCTGCCTGGTCATCATCGCAGCGCTGGGTACCGCGTCCGCCCGTGGCCTCGGCAAGTGGTGGTGCAGCCGGCCGATCGTCGCCGCGCACCCGATCATGCGTTGA
- a CDS encoding universal stress protein, whose product MSVDRSNVVIVGIDGSAPSVAAARWAADEADRRKAELHLLHAYSTPSAALPGMAGMGPEVRSTVRAHGGEILDRARVAALAAHPGLAVTTTLTHGLPVEILQRESEHCLALVLGTAGRHEFTEALLGSVSGRLAGHASCPVVVVRAGVPDPDAGPAAPGPVVVGLDGTESCERALAFAFESASLRATELIAVHSWDDTVLDGFLRIYPLLADPVEIDEDERRILAEQLSGWAEQYPDVPVRSVVLRGRPEADLISSAASGSQPPALIVVGTRGGGRFTSLVVGSTSHALLADAPCPVAVVRAQYTRSTGARRGGFRAINV is encoded by the coding sequence ATGAGTGTCGATAGATCCAACGTCGTGATCGTGGGTATCGACGGCAGCGCACCCTCTGTCGCGGCGGCGCGCTGGGCCGCAGACGAGGCGGACCGGCGCAAGGCGGAACTCCATCTGCTGCATGCGTATTCGACCCCGTCGGCGGCCCTTCCCGGAATGGCCGGGATGGGCCCGGAAGTGCGCAGCACCGTCAGGGCGCACGGCGGGGAGATTCTCGACCGGGCCAGGGTGGCCGCATTGGCCGCCCACCCCGGCCTGGCCGTGACCACCACGCTGACCCACGGCCTGCCGGTCGAGATCCTGCAGCGGGAGTCCGAACACTGTCTCGCGCTGGTGCTCGGAACCGCCGGCCGGCACGAGTTCACCGAGGCGTTGCTGGGATCGGTGTCGGGTCGGTTGGCCGGCCACGCGTCCTGTCCGGTGGTCGTGGTTCGGGCCGGTGTTCCGGATCCCGATGCGGGTCCGGCTGCGCCCGGACCGGTCGTGGTGGGCCTGGACGGCACCGAGAGCTGCGAACGAGCACTGGCTTTCGCGTTCGAGTCGGCCTCGTTGCGAGCCACGGAGCTGATCGCCGTGCACAGCTGGGACGACACCGTGCTGGATGGATTCCTGCGGATCTACCCGCTGCTGGCGGATCCGGTCGAGATCGATGAGGACGAGCGACGCATCCTGGCCGAGCAGTTGTCCGGCTGGGCCGAGCAGTACCCGGACGTCCCCGTCCGGTCCGTGGTCCTGCGGGGCCGGCCGGAAGCCGACCTGATCTCCTCCGCAGCCTCCGGCTCGCAGCCGCCGGCGCTGATCGTGGTCGGGACACGCGGCGGCGGGCGCTTCACCAGCCTCGTGGTCGGCTCGACGAGCCACGCGCTGCTGGCTGACGCGCCGTGCCCGGTGGCGGTGGTCCGCGCCCAGTACACGAGGTCGACGGGTGCCCGGCGCGGTGGGTTCCGAGCGATCAACGTTTGA
- a CDS encoding response regulator transcription factor: protein MTEATETIRPIRVFLLDDHEIVRRGIADLITAEDDIEVVGEAGSAAEALARIPGARPDVAVLDARLPDGSGIDVCRDLRSANPDIHCLILTSYDDDEALFAAVMAGAAGYLLKEIRGSSLVDAIRQVAAGRSLMDPKVTGRLLARLRDGEPEDKRIQALTGRDREILALITDGLTNRQIGEHLHLAEKTIKNYVSSLLAKLNMQRRTQAAVFGAEIKR, encoded by the coding sequence ATGACTGAAGCAACCGAGACGATCCGCCCCATCAGGGTTTTCCTGCTCGACGACCACGAGATCGTGCGTCGTGGCATCGCCGACCTGATCACGGCGGAGGACGACATCGAAGTGGTCGGTGAAGCGGGCTCGGCAGCCGAGGCGCTGGCCCGGATACCCGGCGCCCGTCCGGATGTCGCAGTGCTGGACGCGAGATTGCCCGACGGGAGCGGGATCGACGTCTGCCGTGACCTGCGGTCGGCCAATCCGGACATCCACTGCCTGATCCTCACTTCCTACGACGACGACGAAGCCCTGTTCGCCGCCGTGATGGCCGGGGCCGCCGGCTACCTGCTGAAGGAGATCCGGGGTTCCTCGCTGGTGGATGCCATTCGACAGGTCGCGGCCGGCCGGTCCCTGATGGACCCGAAGGTCACCGGGCGTCTGCTGGCCCGGCTGCGGGACGGCGAGCCCGAGGACAAGCGGATCCAGGCGCTCACCGGACGCGACCGGGAGATCCTGGCGCTGATCACCGACGGGCTGACCAATCGGCAGATCGGGGAACATCTCCATCTCGCCGAGAAGACCATCAAGAACTACGTGTCGTCGCTGCTGGCGAAACTCAACATGCAACGCCGGACCCAGGCGGCCGTCTTCGGGGCCGAGATCAAACGTTGA
- a CDS encoding GAF domain-containing protein → MTQAIEPPRLHIEELLEQLMDRAGEVVAARDGLRKLLTANDSIMGELSLPSVLRRVVESACELTDARFGALGVIAADGSLEQFIHVGIDPADVPAIGPLPKGHGLLGALIAHPEPINLTDLSADPRSSGFPAHHPPMSSFLGVPIKLRDEVYGNLYLTESKSGGFTKEDTELAVSLAGTAAIAIENARLFRDSQRRQDWLEASTSITRRLLTKPVENALTDIAEQVLVLAGADVVIVVLPVGDQKQLRIEVATGAGATDLAGRTYPDNGTLSQAAIETGQAIRIASANSAQDLRVHISDVVKVGPVIALPLTGSGLPRGALLAARLTGSSAFSLAELDMAATFAGHAAVALELADARAVGDRLMLLEDRDRIARDLHDHVIQRLFAAGLTVQSVLSGRIPDSADRLSRVVDDIDETIRQIRTSIFALQTQPTGAVSVRAQLLKTLDEVAMTMDNDPRMRFSGAIDTLVEPEILDDLQAVLRESLTNAARHAKASSIEVEVRIVEGWLTLEVIDDGIGIGVPVRSSGLANLEHRALQRGGRFRASPGPVCGTILSWTIPLDSESSQGRTP, encoded by the coding sequence GTGACCCAGGCCATCGAACCTCCCCGCCTGCACATCGAAGAACTACTGGAACAGTTGATGGACCGGGCCGGCGAAGTGGTCGCCGCCCGCGATGGACTACGAAAACTGTTGACCGCCAACGACTCCATCATGGGCGAGCTGTCCCTGCCGTCGGTCCTGCGACGAGTGGTGGAGTCGGCCTGCGAGCTGACCGACGCGAGGTTCGGTGCCCTCGGGGTGATCGCGGCCGACGGATCGCTCGAGCAGTTCATCCACGTCGGCATCGATCCGGCCGACGTACCGGCCATCGGGCCACTGCCCAAGGGACACGGGCTGCTGGGCGCGCTGATCGCACACCCGGAGCCGATCAACCTGACCGATCTGAGTGCCGACCCGAGGTCGTCCGGCTTTCCCGCGCACCATCCGCCGATGAGCTCGTTCCTCGGCGTTCCGATCAAGCTGCGGGACGAGGTCTACGGCAACCTCTACCTGACGGAGAGCAAGTCCGGCGGGTTCACCAAGGAAGATACCGAGCTGGCCGTGTCGTTGGCCGGCACCGCGGCGATCGCCATCGAGAACGCCCGGCTGTTCCGGGACAGCCAGCGGCGTCAGGACTGGTTGGAGGCCTCGACCAGCATCACCCGCCGACTGCTGACGAAACCGGTCGAGAACGCCCTGACCGATATCGCCGAGCAGGTGCTGGTGCTGGCCGGGGCGGACGTCGTCATCGTCGTGCTACCGGTCGGTGACCAGAAGCAGTTGCGGATCGAGGTGGCCACCGGCGCCGGTGCCACCGATCTGGCCGGCCGGACCTACCCCGACAACGGAACCCTGTCGCAGGCCGCCATCGAAACCGGCCAGGCCATCCGCATCGCCAGTGCGAACAGCGCGCAGGACCTCCGGGTGCACATCTCCGACGTGGTGAAGGTCGGACCGGTGATCGCGTTGCCGCTGACCGGTTCCGGCCTGCCCAGGGGCGCGCTGCTGGCCGCGCGCCTGACGGGCAGCTCGGCCTTCTCCCTCGCAGAACTGGACATGGCGGCCACCTTCGCCGGTCATGCGGCCGTGGCTCTGGAACTGGCCGATGCGCGCGCGGTGGGCGATCGGTTGATGCTGCTGGAGGATCGTGATCGAATCGCGCGGGATCTGCACGACCACGTCATCCAGCGTCTGTTCGCGGCCGGCCTGACGGTGCAGAGCGTACTGTCGGGACGCATCCCGGACTCGGCCGATCGACTGTCCCGCGTCGTGGACGACATCGACGAGACGATCCGGCAGATCCGCACCTCGATCTTCGCGCTGCAGACCCAGCCGACCGGGGCGGTCAGCGTCCGCGCCCAGCTGCTCAAGACGCTCGACGAAGTGGCGATGACGATGGACAACGATCCTCGGATGCGCTTCTCCGGCGCCATCGACACCCTGGTCGAACCGGAAATCCTCGACGACCTGCAGGCCGTGCTGCGTGAATCACTGACCAATGCCGCCCGCCACGCCAAGGCGTCGTCGATCGAGGTCGAGGTCAGGATCGTCGAGGGGTGGCTCACCCTCGAGGTGATCGACGACGGGATCGGGATCGGCGTTCCGGTCCGCAGCAGCGGCCTGGCGAACCTGGAACACCGTGCGCTGCAACGAGGCGGCCGGTTCAGAGCGTCACCCGGGCCGGTCTGCGGAACCATACTCAGCTGGACAATTCCATTGGACAGCGAATCATCGCAAGGACGAACGCCATGA
- a CDS encoding nitroreductase family protein — translation MITTPFGLTAAQTNQVLEAAGRAPSLHNSQPWAFRLSPERIELYVDPMRMLPVSDPDGRETRLACGAALFNLRLALARHGVSTIATVSSESATGQVAVLEAGAGFGMTPDRANLERAIAHRRTNRQPFFDAEVPSGHRLTLSRAAEAEQTSLRMVTDPASLADLARWSHEAHRAQQLDPAWAAEWTSWTGRDHTFDGVPVSAAGPAPAPQDVWTLRDFGRPGRDERPAGRDFEERPLVAVLCTYSDSWRAQIQAGQAMERVLLQATSLGLAASFLSQLIEVEPVRNRVRDLLGGQVHPQAVLRIGFGGPVPNTPRRSVQDCVLQDLALLDPVPLA, via the coding sequence GTGATCACCACTCCGTTCGGTCTGACCGCCGCGCAGACCAACCAGGTGCTCGAGGCTGCCGGCCGGGCTCCTTCGTTGCACAACAGTCAGCCCTGGGCCTTCCGCCTTTCCCCGGAGCGGATCGAGCTCTACGTCGACCCGATGCGCATGTTGCCGGTGTCGGACCCGGACGGCCGGGAGACGCGACTCGCCTGCGGGGCGGCGTTGTTCAACCTGCGTCTGGCCCTGGCCCGACATGGCGTGTCCACCATCGCCACGGTGTCGTCGGAGTCGGCGACCGGTCAGGTGGCCGTGCTGGAAGCCGGTGCAGGGTTCGGGATGACGCCGGACCGCGCGAATCTGGAACGCGCGATCGCCCATCGCCGCACCAATCGCCAGCCGTTCTTCGACGCGGAGGTGCCGTCCGGCCATCGGCTGACCCTGAGCCGCGCGGCCGAGGCGGAACAGACCAGTCTGCGGATGGTCACCGATCCCGCGTCCCTGGCAGACCTGGCACGGTGGTCCCACGAGGCACATCGCGCCCAGCAGCTGGATCCGGCCTGGGCCGCAGAGTGGACCAGTTGGACGGGCCGCGACCACACCTTCGACGGCGTACCGGTCTCCGCCGCCGGGCCGGCACCGGCGCCGCAGGACGTCTGGACCCTGCGTGACTTCGGCCGACCGGGGCGCGATGAACGCCCCGCGGGTCGGGACTTCGAGGAACGTCCTCTGGTGGCCGTGCTCTGCACGTACTCCGATTCCTGGCGGGCGCAGATCCAGGCCGGGCAGGCGATGGAGCGCGTCCTGCTGCAGGCCACCAGCCTGGGCCTCGCGGCCTCGTTCCTGTCCCAGCTGATCGAGGTGGAACCGGTGCGGAACCGGGTCCGCGACCTGCTCGGAGGTCAGGTCCACCCGCAGGCCGTTCTGCGCATCGGCTTCGGGGGACCGGTTCCGAACACACCCAGGCGCAGTGTCCAGGACTGCGTGCTGCAGGACCTCGCTCTGCTGGACCCCGTGCCCCTGGCCTGA
- a CDS encoding SIS domain-containing protein produces MSSSTPSAPENSRSADARSESSRSATEQELYSQPDIWARVLADSPVHRGILPATGRPVLFVGCGTSYYIGESYARLRNAAGLGRTRAAIASEIPYVERDEVILVLSRSGTTGDVNRIARELGQDHHVVGIIGDPATPLPALCDEYVLLDYADEISVVQTRFATSALTALRASLGADLSGLVQDARAALAEPLPDPLPDHVVFLGHGWTIGVANEAALKCREAAGFWTEAYPVMEYQHGPIAAAGPGTLVWSFEPLPDFIADAVKATGARVHVPNLDPQAQLATVHRLAVALAVRAGRDPDHPRFLSRSVQLT; encoded by the coding sequence ATGAGCTCGTCAACGCCGTCAGCGCCGGAGAATTCACGGTCGGCCGACGCGCGGTCGGAGAGTTCGCGGTCGGCCACGGAACAGGAGCTCTACAGTCAGCCGGACATCTGGGCCAGGGTTCTCGCTGACTCCCCGGTGCACCGGGGCATCCTGCCCGCAACCGGCCGACCGGTGTTGTTCGTCGGATGCGGCACCTCCTACTACATCGGAGAGTCCTACGCCCGCCTGCGCAATGCGGCCGGGCTCGGCCGGACGCGGGCCGCCATCGCTTCCGAGATCCCCTACGTCGAGCGCGACGAGGTCATCCTCGTGCTCTCGCGGTCCGGGACGACCGGTGACGTCAACCGGATCGCCCGCGAACTGGGACAGGACCACCACGTCGTCGGGATCATCGGCGATCCGGCGACACCGTTGCCCGCCCTGTGCGACGAGTACGTCCTGCTGGACTACGCCGACGAGATCTCGGTGGTGCAGACCCGGTTCGCGACGTCGGCGCTGACGGCACTGCGCGCCTCGCTCGGAGCGGATCTGTCCGGCCTCGTGCAGGACGCCCGGGCTGCCCTGGCCGAGCCCCTGCCCGATCCGCTCCCGGACCACGTGGTGTTTCTCGGGCACGGCTGGACGATCGGCGTGGCCAACGAAGCCGCACTCAAATGCCGTGAGGCGGCAGGATTCTGGACCGAGGCCTACCCGGTGATGGAGTACCAGCACGGGCCGATCGCGGCGGCCGGGCCCGGCACGTTGGTGTGGTCGTTCGAACCGCTCCCCGACTTCATCGCAGACGCGGTGAAGGCCACCGGCGCCCGGGTGCACGTCCCGAACCTGGATCCGCAGGCACAGTTGGCCACCGTCCACCGACTGGCGGTGGCCCTCGCCGTCCGGGCCGGACGCGACCCCGACCACCCCCGGTTCCTGTCACGTTCGGTCCAGCTGACCTGA
- a CDS encoding carbohydrate kinase family protein: protein MPDLDDGPGHDRPAFDVLVLAELNVDVIMRSDRSPQFGQVELRVPSGAITLGSSGAITAAALASLGLRVALCGVLGDDPVGDMVLEMLDDLGVDRSAITRRPARGSGITLVLSRSDGDRALMTFPGTMSDFTVADVPESLLRSSRHVHISSIYLQSGLVPGLPALLSKLDPAVTVSLDPGWDPGSTWTTVEPVLPHLTWFLPNANECVSVAGGDDDPESAARKIATLGPTVVVKLGADGALMAPSDGGPTVRVQSRAREPVDTTGAGDNFNAGFIASVLGMVLPGGSPEALALGCACGAISTAGIGGTGRLATPSEAAELARSLLGSGAGPTTEHDTTGGAPQDAARPDLEHR from the coding sequence GTGCCCGACCTCGATGACGGACCCGGCCACGACCGGCCGGCGTTCGACGTGCTGGTGCTGGCCGAGCTGAACGTCGACGTGATCATGCGATCTGACCGATCCCCACAGTTCGGGCAGGTGGAACTGCGGGTTCCGTCCGGTGCGATCACCCTGGGCAGCTCGGGGGCGATCACCGCCGCGGCACTGGCCTCGCTCGGTCTGCGCGTCGCCCTCTGCGGAGTGCTGGGCGACGATCCCGTCGGGGACATGGTGCTCGAGATGCTGGACGATCTGGGTGTGGACCGCAGCGCGATCACCCGGCGGCCGGCCCGGGGCAGCGGGATCACGTTGGTGCTGAGCAGATCTGACGGAGATCGCGCACTCATGACGTTTCCCGGCACGATGTCGGACTTCACCGTCGCAGACGTACCGGAGTCGCTGCTGCGCAGCAGCCGGCACGTCCACATCAGTTCCATCTACCTCCAGAGCGGGCTGGTTCCCGGACTACCCGCGCTGCTGTCGAAGCTCGACCCGGCGGTCACGGTCTCGCTGGACCCGGGGTGGGATCCCGGGAGCACCTGGACGACGGTCGAACCGGTGCTGCCGCATCTGACGTGGTTCCTGCCCAACGCCAACGAGTGCGTGTCGGTGGCCGGCGGCGACGACGACCCGGAGTCGGCGGCCAGGAAGATCGCCACCCTGGGACCGACCGTGGTGGTCAAGCTGGGCGCCGACGGCGCACTGATGGCCCCGTCGGACGGCGGGCCCACGGTCCGCGTCCAGAGCCGGGCACGGGAGCCGGTCGACACCACCGGAGCCGGCGACAACTTCAACGCCGGGTTCATCGCTTCGGTGCTGGGCATGGTGCTACCGGGCGGGTCCCCGGAGGCACTGGCCCTCGGATGCGCCTGCGGCGCCATCTCCACCGCGGGCATCGGAGGTACCGGGCGTCTTGCCACGCCATCGGAAGCCGCCGAACTCGCCCGGTCCCTCCTGGGATCCGGCGCCGGACCGACCACCGAGCACGACACGACCGGAGGCGCGCCGCAGGACGCGGCGCGCCCGGACCTGGAGCATCGATGA
- a CDS encoding sugar ABC transporter substrate-binding protein has protein sequence MELNRRNFLVGSVGAATMLGLTACSSVHSNSAGTSSAVGSSSSAASSAATSAAGPAAGSSPASSAAGVSPVGSTPAPSSRAPVKGEISFSFWGGSTGETAGFNYVKQKFEAANPGTTVNLKIVPYDGFFAGIDRGIQAGNAPDVFRVDYTTIGKYSAKGVLLDVSPYFDSAEIAAFLPALWEGIKYNGVPYGVPHQTDTTCIVYSKSAFATAGITSVPTTLAGAWSWEEFSAVATKLRASLPDRKFPFAYDWTQAGAFRWLSWLYQAGGTLLTPDLKKVALPSAAATTAMDYTKSFFTNKWVPDSATIKTSQYSDNFFLSQIVPMSFVGDFLVPELADPKAGYKGEWGATFMPQNKAAASDLGGNAIVARKDTKNPELAAAFLKFVVSEDMMKYFCEQAIELPTLKTLASANLNYVSRPDVVKICAQQAATISDTIVKESTVGSFSSINTVLQDQLELAFHGKSSADTISAIASGVSKALGS, from the coding sequence ATGGAGTTAAACCGCCGCAACTTTCTGGTCGGATCGGTCGGTGCCGCGACGATGCTCGGCCTGACCGCTTGTTCCTCGGTGCATTCCAATTCGGCCGGTACCTCGTCGGCGGTCGGATCCTCGTCGTCGGCGGCATCCTCGGCCGCGACCTCGGCGGCCGGGCCCGCTGCCGGTTCGTCCCCGGCCAGCTCGGCAGCCGGTGTCTCGCCGGTCGGGTCCACCCCGGCCCCATCGAGTCGAGCGCCGGTCAAGGGCGAGATCAGTTTCTCGTTCTGGGGCGGAAGTACGGGCGAGACAGCCGGTTTCAACTACGTGAAGCAGAAGTTCGAGGCAGCGAACCCCGGGACCACGGTGAACCTGAAGATCGTTCCCTACGACGGGTTCTTCGCCGGTATCGACCGGGGTATCCAGGCCGGTAACGCTCCCGACGTCTTCCGGGTCGACTACACGACGATCGGCAAATACAGCGCCAAAGGCGTGTTGCTCGACGTCAGCCCCTATTTCGACAGTGCCGAGATCGCCGCCTTCCTGCCCGCCCTGTGGGAGGGCATCAAGTACAACGGCGTGCCCTATGGAGTGCCGCACCAGACGGACACCACGTGCATCGTGTATAGCAAGTCCGCCTTCGCCACCGCGGGGATCACGTCCGTTCCGACGACGCTGGCCGGTGCGTGGTCCTGGGAGGAGTTCTCCGCGGTGGCCACCAAGTTGCGAGCTTCGTTGCCGGACAGGAAGTTCCCCTTCGCCTACGACTGGACGCAGGCCGGCGCCTTCCGCTGGCTGTCCTGGCTCTACCAGGCCGGCGGCACGCTGCTCACCCCCGATCTGAAGAAGGTCGCGCTGCCGTCGGCCGCAGCCACCACGGCGATGGACTACACGAAGAGTTTCTTCACCAACAAGTGGGTGCCCGACAGCGCGACGATCAAGACGAGCCAGTATTCCGATAACTTCTTCCTGTCCCAGATCGTCCCGATGTCGTTCGTCGGTGACTTCCTGGTGCCCGAGCTGGCCGACCCGAAGGCGGGCTACAAGGGGGAGTGGGGCGCCACCTTCATGCCCCAGAACAAGGCCGCGGCATCAGATCTCGGCGGGAACGCCATCGTGGCCCGCAAGGACACCAAGAATCCGGAACTCGCTGCGGCCTTCCTCAAGTTCGTCGTGAGCGAGGACATGATGAAGTACTTCTGCGAGCAGGCCATCGAACTGCCCACGCTCAAGACCCTGGCGAGCGCGAACCTGAACTACGTCTCGCGCCCCGACGTGGTGAAGATCTGCGCGCAGCAGGCGGCCACCATCTCCGACACGATCGTGAAGGAGTCGACCGTCGGGAGTTTCTCCAGCATCAACACCGTGCTGCAGGACCAGCTGGAACTGGCTTTCCACGGGAAGTCCAGCGCGGACACGATCTCGGCGATCGCCTCCGGCGTCAGCAAAGCCCTCGGGTCCTAG
- a CDS encoding carbohydrate ABC transporter permease produces MASVRGDLAARAPSDMGPGGPSPVSGIKAVRSRRTTLAAWSFLIPNLILVGVFLLLPLALALVISFQKRESLGSPEFLGFNNYLDLFRDSVFWETLWNTVLFTVCTVPVGMVLGLGIASLLNGVLPGRTLYRSIIFLPLVISGVATGVLGSWMFDQYNGFVNNLLGVFGLAGPNWQSSGGWAMFSVILMTLWQRVGFDMLIYLAGLQGVGQDVLEAASIDGATGWQKFRRVTVPLLGPSTFFLLIMNLIYSFQIFDTVFAMTAGGPDFSTTMLVTYAYRTGFDEHGPGELGYAATIGVVIYLITLLITVIQWRGSRNRDQVG; encoded by the coding sequence GTGGCATCCGTACGAGGCGATCTGGCCGCCCGGGCGCCCAGCGACATGGGGCCGGGGGGACCGTCCCCGGTCTCCGGGATCAAGGCCGTGCGCAGCCGGCGCACGACGTTGGCGGCGTGGTCGTTCCTGATCCCCAACCTGATCCTGGTCGGCGTCTTCCTGCTGCTCCCGCTGGCGCTGGCGCTGGTGATCAGCTTCCAGAAACGCGAATCCCTCGGTTCGCCGGAGTTCCTGGGGTTCAACAACTACCTGGACCTGTTCCGGGATTCGGTGTTCTGGGAGACGCTCTGGAACACGGTGCTGTTCACCGTCTGCACGGTGCCGGTGGGCATGGTCCTCGGGCTGGGCATCGCCTCACTGCTGAACGGAGTACTGCCGGGCCGCACGCTTTACCGTTCGATCATCTTTCTCCCGCTGGTGATCTCGGGCGTGGCCACCGGCGTCCTTGGGTCCTGGATGTTCGACCAGTACAACGGTTTCGTCAACAACCTGCTCGGGGTGTTCGGCCTGGCCGGTCCGAACTGGCAGTCCAGCGGCGGCTGGGCGATGTTCTCCGTCATCCTGATGACGCTCTGGCAGCGGGTCGGCTTCGACATGCTGATCTACCTGGCCGGTCTGCAGGGCGTGGGGCAGGACGTACTGGAGGCGGCGTCCATCGACGGTGCCACAGGGTGGCAGAAGTTCCGGCGGGTGACGGTCCCGCTGCTGGGACCCTCGACGTTCTTCCTGCTGATCATGAATCTGATCTACTCCTTCCAGATCTTCGACACCGTCTTCGCCATGACGGCCGGTGGCCCCGATTTCTCCACGACGATGCTGGTCACCTACGCCTACCGGACCGGATTCGACGAGCACGGTCCGGGTGAACTCGGCTACGCCGCCACCATCGGTGTGGTGATCTACCTGATCACCCTGCTGATCACCGTGATCCAGTGGCGGGGCAGCAGAAATCGGGATCAGGTCGGCTGA